A part of Streptomyces sp. NBC_01451 genomic DNA contains:
- a CDS encoding alpha/beta hydrolase → MHMRRTPRQTWTLLAVAALLVSACSTGSSTSAASSTATPTGLASYYAQKLSWRSCGVPGFQCATMKAPLDYAAPSKGDVRLAVSRKKATGSGKPLGSLLVNPGGPGGSAVGYLQAYAGIGYPAEVRARYDMVAVDPRGVARSEPVECLDGREMDTYTQTDTTPDNERETDELVGAYKEFAEGCGGSSSDLLRHVSTVEAARDMDILRAVLGDRRLTYVGASYGTFLGATYAGLFPDRVGRLVLDGAMDPSLPARRLNLDQTAGFETAFDAFAKDCVRQRDCPLGREEREVGTKLKAFFDRLDTSPIPAGDADGRKLGEALATTGVIAAMYDESTWPQLRESLTSAMRDKDGAGLLLLSDGYYERDADGRYSNLMFANAAVNCLDLPAAYNTPDQVREALPSFEKASPVFGEVMAWASLSCAYWPVRPTGEPHRIEAKGAAPIVVVGTTRDPATPYRWARSLSRQLSSARLLTYEGDGHTAYGRGSDCIDDAIDTYLLRGTPPAEGKRCS, encoded by the coding sequence ATGCATATGAGGCGCACACCTCGTCAGACCTGGACATTGCTCGCGGTCGCCGCGCTGCTCGTCTCCGCCTGTTCCACGGGGAGTTCGACGAGTGCGGCGAGTTCGACGGCCACGCCGACCGGCCTCGCGTCGTACTACGCGCAGAAGCTGAGCTGGCGGTCGTGCGGTGTACCCGGATTCCAGTGCGCCACGATGAAGGCACCCCTCGACTACGCCGCCCCGTCCAAGGGTGACGTCAGGCTCGCCGTCTCCCGCAAGAAGGCCACGGGCTCGGGCAAGCCGCTCGGCTCGCTGCTGGTGAACCCGGGTGGGCCGGGCGGTTCGGCGGTCGGCTACCTCCAGGCGTACGCCGGGATCGGCTACCCGGCCGAGGTCCGCGCGCGCTACGACATGGTGGCGGTCGACCCGCGCGGAGTGGCGCGCAGCGAGCCGGTCGAATGCCTCGACGGCCGCGAGATGGACACGTACACACAGACGGACACGACTCCCGACAACGAACGGGAGACGGACGAACTGGTCGGCGCGTACAAGGAGTTCGCGGAGGGCTGCGGCGGCAGTTCGTCCGACCTGCTGCGGCACGTGTCCACGGTCGAGGCGGCCCGGGACATGGACATCCTGCGGGCGGTGCTGGGCGACCGGCGGCTGACGTACGTCGGGGCGTCGTACGGAACGTTCCTCGGGGCGACGTACGCGGGCCTCTTCCCCGACCGCGTGGGCCGACTGGTCCTGGACGGCGCGATGGACCCCTCCCTGCCCGCGCGCCGGCTGAACCTCGACCAGACGGCGGGCTTCGAGACGGCGTTCGACGCGTTCGCGAAGGACTGCGTACGGCAGCGGGACTGCCCGCTGGGCAGGGAGGAACGTGAGGTCGGCACGAAGCTGAAGGCGTTCTTCGACCGCCTTGACACCTCGCCCATCCCGGCGGGCGACGCGGACGGCCGCAAGCTGGGCGAGGCCCTCGCCACGACCGGCGTGATCGCCGCGATGTACGACGAGAGCACCTGGCCGCAACTGCGCGAGTCGCTGACCTCGGCGATGCGGGACAAGGACGGCGCGGGCCTGCTGCTCCTCTCCGACGGCTACTACGAGCGCGACGCCGACGGCCGCTACTCGAACCTGATGTTCGCCAACGCGGCCGTGAACTGCCTCGATCTCCCGGCGGCGTACAACACCCCCGACCAGGTGCGTGAAGCGCTGCCGTCCTTCGAGAAGGCGTCCCCCGTCTTCGGCGAGGTCATGGCCTGGGCCTCCCTGAGCTGCGCGTACTGGCCGGTTCGGCCGACGGGCGAGCCGCACCGCATCGAGGCGAAGGGCGCCGCCCCGATCGTGGTCGTCGGCACGACCCGCGACCCGGCTACCCCGTACCGCTGGGCCCGGTCCCTCTCTCGCCAGCTCTCCTCGGCCCGCCTCCTGACGTACGAGGGCGACGGTCACACGGCGTACGGGCGGGGCAGCGACTGCATCGACGACGCGATCGACACCTATCTGCTCCGGGGGACCCCTCCGGCGGAGGGGAAGCGCTGCTCGTAG
- the tmk gene encoding dTMP kinase has translation MTPAEQPTATPQAPDDALVADSRERAVRALLRQPQLKRLWSAQLVGGVGDALALLVLVVLVLQAAVAEGSFGGGDRGVALAVTAVFGARVLATLLFGAVLLGPLTSITSREGPLDRRWTMVGADGLRTILMIIAPLWIDWTPENALAVLLVTAFVTGVAERFWTVCRESAAPALLPTPPPEGATVRPLPDHMDALRRLSLRTTFVALPLAGAALVVAGLVNNLLGTGIEWFSRHQAAFGSYVAAGLFAASLSVLTALELPDTRTPRARSPLEGLRRPKSGTAADTGRTGAIPLLVLACAAVSGAVAAAVSVAVLHAKDLGGGPVTFGLLVLVLTGGTVIGIRTAPKVLVALSRRRLLALAVAFTGVALLAAGLVPDVTTVLLIVGLAGIGAGIAANTGHTLLDQETEDQRRTRLTEHLHAVVRVSVALAALIAPLVAALIGPHRLESGKFVFAHGGAAFTLMLVGALLLPVAALVLAKVDDRSGVPLRHDLRDAVRGGDDPAQALASTGFFIALEGGDGAGKSTQARALAEWIRAKGHEVVVTREPGATPVGKRLRSILLDVSSAGLSHRAEALLYAADRAEHVDTVVRPALERGAVVISDRYIDSSVAYQGAGRDLSPTEIARISRWATDGLVPHLTVLLDVSPEAARERFTEAPDRLESEPAEFHERVRSGFLTLAAADAGRYLVVDAAQEPEAVTTVVRHRLDQMLPLSEAEVKAQEEARRAAEEEARRKAEEEAARKAEEERVERERQETLARLRAEEEERKRRELEEAQRREAERQAEEARQRAEDARRRAEEERVRLLAEEKARAEAEARRKADEDRRRRQAEEEARLHAEAEERRLEKQRKAEEALVRAEAERRRVAEAERQRVAEAAATAAATTAAEAAAASAATASAADAGEAASGTGAASGAGTGTAAAGGAAARSGAAGGGRSGASDSEVTAKLQKPPVPSGATDETAVLRPVVPGAADETAVLPPVPSGAADDTAVLPPVVPGAADETAVLPAVREDSTGRRDSAPADRVPPGFFRDERADGQSGAGEDRTRELPQLDADGAPRRRPRSDWAEETPLDDLPTLADELFGARSDDDRDEGRGRGGRRR, from the coding sequence ATGACGCCAGCAGAGCAGCCAACGGCCACCCCCCAGGCCCCCGACGACGCGTTGGTCGCGGACTCCCGCGAACGCGCCGTCCGCGCCCTGCTGCGGCAGCCCCAGCTGAAGCGGCTGTGGAGCGCGCAGCTGGTGGGCGGTGTCGGTGACGCGCTCGCGCTGCTGGTCCTGGTGGTGCTCGTCCTTCAGGCGGCCGTCGCCGAGGGCTCGTTCGGCGGCGGCGACCGGGGTGTGGCGCTCGCCGTGACGGCCGTCTTCGGGGCACGGGTTCTGGCCACACTGCTCTTCGGCGCCGTCCTGCTCGGCCCGCTCACGTCGATCACCTCGCGAGAGGGCCCGCTCGACCGCCGCTGGACCATGGTCGGCGCCGACGGCCTGCGCACCATACTCATGATCATCGCGCCCCTGTGGATCGACTGGACGCCTGAGAACGCCCTCGCCGTCCTCCTGGTCACCGCCTTCGTGACCGGCGTCGCCGAGCGCTTCTGGACGGTGTGCCGGGAGAGCGCGGCGCCCGCACTGCTGCCCACGCCTCCCCCGGAGGGGGCCACGGTCCGCCCGCTGCCGGACCACATGGACGCCCTGCGGCGCCTGTCCCTGCGTACGACCTTCGTCGCGCTGCCGCTCGCGGGCGCCGCGCTCGTCGTCGCCGGGCTTGTCAACAACCTGCTGGGCACGGGCATCGAATGGTTCAGTCGGCACCAGGCGGCCTTCGGGTCGTATGTCGCGGCCGGACTGTTCGCCGCCTCGCTGTCCGTGCTCACCGCCCTGGAGCTGCCCGACACGCGCACCCCGCGCGCGCGGTCACCGCTCGAAGGCCTGCGCCGCCCCAAGTCCGGCACGGCGGCCGACACGGGCCGTACGGGCGCGATCCCGCTGCTCGTCCTGGCCTGCGCCGCCGTCTCGGGCGCGGTCGCGGCGGCCGTCTCCGTGGCCGTCCTGCACGCCAAGGACCTGGGCGGCGGCCCGGTGACGTTCGGGCTCCTCGTCCTCGTGCTGACCGGCGGCACGGTCATCGGAATCCGTACGGCACCGAAGGTGCTGGTGGCGCTGTCGAGGCGTCGGCTGCTCGCGCTGGCCGTCGCCTTCACCGGGGTCGCGCTGCTCGCCGCCGGGCTGGTCCCGGACGTCACGACGGTGCTGCTGATCGTCGGGCTCGCCGGCATCGGCGCGGGCATCGCCGCCAACACCGGGCACACCCTGCTCGACCAGGAGACCGAGGACCAGCGGCGCACGCGGCTCACCGAGCACCTGCACGCGGTCGTACGGGTGTCCGTGGCACTGGCCGCGCTGATCGCCCCCCTGGTGGCCGCCCTCATCGGCCCGCACCGTCTGGAGAGCGGCAAGTTCGTGTTCGCGCACGGCGGCGCGGCGTTCACCCTGATGCTGGTGGGCGCGCTGCTGCTGCCGGTGGCCGCGCTGGTCCTCGCCAAGGTCGACGACCGTTCCGGCGTACCCCTGCGGCACGACCTGCGGGACGCGGTGCGCGGCGGAGACGACCCCGCGCAGGCACTCGCCTCGACCGGGTTCTTCATCGCCCTGGAGGGCGGCGACGGGGCCGGCAAGTCCACGCAGGCGAGGGCGCTCGCCGAGTGGATAAGGGCCAAGGGCCACGAGGTCGTGGTCACGCGCGAGCCGGGGGCCACCCCGGTGGGCAAGCGGCTGCGGTCCATCCTGCTGGACGTGTCGAGCGCCGGCCTGTCGCACCGCGCGGAGGCGCTGCTCTACGCGGCGGACCGCGCGGAGCACGTCGACACGGTCGTACGGCCTGCCCTGGAGCGCGGCGCTGTCGTCATCTCCGACCGGTACATCGACTCGTCGGTGGCCTATCAGGGCGCCGGCCGGGATCTCTCCCCGACGGAGATCGCCCGCATCTCGCGCTGGGCGACCGACGGCCTGGTCCCGCATCTGACCGTCCTGCTGGACGTCTCCCCGGAGGCCGCGCGGGAGCGGTTCACGGAGGCGCCGGACCGGCTGGAGTCGGAGCCGGCCGAGTTCCACGAGCGCGTGCGGTCCGGTTTCCTCACGCTGGCCGCCGCCGACGCCGGCCGCTACCTGGTCGTGGACGCGGCCCAGGAGCCCGAGGCCGTCACGACGGTCGTCCGCCACCGGCTCGACCAGATGCTGCCCCTCTCCGAGGCCGAGGTGAAGGCACAGGAGGAGGCACGCAGGGCGGCCGAGGAGGAGGCCAGGCGCAAGGCGGAGGAAGAGGCCGCGCGCAAGGCCGAGGAGGAACGCGTCGAGCGCGAGCGCCAGGAGACGCTGGCCCGGCTGCGCGCCGAGGAGGAGGAGCGCAAGCGCCGCGAGCTGGAGGAGGCGCAGCGCCGCGAGGCCGAACGCCAGGCGGAGGAGGCCCGGCAGCGGGCCGAGGACGCGCGCCGCCGCGCCGAGGAGGAGCGGGTACGGCTCCTCGCGGAGGAGAAGGCCCGCGCCGAGGCCGAGGCCCGCCGCAAGGCCGACGAGGACCGCCGCCGCAGGCAGGCCGAGGAGGAGGCACGGCTGCACGCGGAGGCGGAGGAACGCCGGCTGGAGAAGCAGCGGAAGGCCGAGGAGGCGCTCGTACGGGCGGAGGCGGAGCGTCGGCGCGTCGCGGAGGCTGAACGGCAGCGTGTCGCGGAGGCGGCGGCGACCGCCGCTGCGACCACTGCGGCGGAGGCTGCCGCGGCTTCGGCGGCGACGGCTTCCGCGGCTGATGCCGGGGAAGCGGCTTCGGGTACCGGCGCGGCTTCGGGTGCTGGTACGGGTACGGCGGCGGCCGGAGGTGCGGCTGCGAGGTCCGGTGCGGCTGGGGGCGGCCGGTCCGGTGCTTCCGACTCCGAGGTGACGGCCAAGCTGCAGAAGCCGCCGGTTCCTTCGGGGGCGACGGACGAGACGGCGGTGCTGCGTCCTGTGGTGCCCGGCGCGGCGGACGAGACCGCGGTGTTGCCACCGGTTCCTTCGGGGGCCGCCGACGACACGGCTGTGCTGCCGCCCGTGGTGCCGGGTGCGGCCGATGAGACCGCGGTGCTGCCTGCCGTACGGGAGGACAGCACGGGTCGGCGGGACAGCGCGCCAGCGGATCGTGTGCCGCCGGGGTTCTTCCGGGACGAGCGTGCGGACGGTCAGTCCGGGGCCGGTGAGGACCGTACGCGGGAACTGCCCCAGCTCGATGCCGACGGCGCCCCGCGTCGGCGCCCGCGTTCCGACTGGGCGGAGGAGACTCCGCTGGACGACCTGCCGACGCTGGCCGACGAACTGTTCGGGGCACGCTCGGACGACGACCGGGACGAGGGGCGGGGGCGGGGCGGGCGGCGCCGCTGA
- the topA gene encoding type I DNA topoisomerase encodes MSPTSETAQGGRRLVIVESPAKAKTIKGYLGPGYVVEASVGHIRDLPNGAAEVPEQYTGEVRRLGVDVEHDFQPIYVVNADKKAQVKKLKDLLKDSDELFLATDEDREGEAIAWHLQEVLKPKVPVKRMVFHEITKAAIQAAVANPRELNQKLVDAQETRRILDRLYGYEVSPVLWKKVMPRLSAGRVQSVATRLVVERERERIAFRSAEYWDLTGTFATGRAGDSSDPSSLVARLAAVDGKRVAQGRDFDSLGQLKSANTLHLDEANARALAAALADTSFAVRSVESKPYRRSPYAPFRTTTLQQEASRKLGFGAKSTMQVAQKLYENGFITYMRTDSTTLSETAINAARAQVTQLYGADYLPSSPRTYAGKVKNAQEAHEAIRPSGDRFRTPAETGLTGDQFRLYELIWKRTVASQMKDAVGNSVTVKIAGTSADGRDAEFSASGKTITFHGFLKAYVEGADDPNAELDDRESRLPQVNEGDALSAEEITVDGHATKPPARYTEASLVKELEEREIGRPSTYASIIGTILDRGYVFKKGTALVPSFLSFAVVNLLEKHFGRLVDYDFTARMEDDLDRIARGEAQSVPWLRRFYFGVGTDGAPVPAVGGAAEAGNGDGDHLGGLKELVTDLGAIDAREVSSFPVGNDIVLRVGRYGPYIERGEKDSENHQRADVQEDLAPDELSVELAEELLAKPSGDFELGADPESGHQIIARDGRYGPYVTEVLPEGTPKTGKNAVKPRTASLFKSMSLDTVTLADALKLMSLPRVVGKDAEGVEITAQNGRYGPYLKKGTDSRSLQTEDQLFTITLEEALEIYSQPKQRGRAAAKPPLKELGTDPVSGKPVVVKDGRFGPYVTDGESNATLRSGDSVEEITPERGYELLAEKRAKSPVKKTAKKAPAKKAPAKKAATTKTAAKKTTAAKTTTAKKTAAKKAPAKKATAARATVTGEE; translated from the coding sequence TTGTCCCCGACCAGCGAGACCGCACAGGGCGGCCGCCGACTCGTCATCGTCGAGTCGCCTGCCAAGGCGAAGACGATCAAGGGCTATCTCGGCCCCGGATACGTCGTCGAGGCGAGCGTCGGGCACATCCGCGACCTCCCCAACGGCGCCGCCGAGGTACCCGAGCAGTACACTGGTGAGGTGCGCCGCCTCGGGGTGGACGTCGAACACGACTTCCAGCCGATCTACGTGGTCAACGCGGACAAGAAGGCCCAGGTCAAGAAGCTCAAGGACCTGCTGAAGGACTCCGACGAACTCTTCCTCGCCACCGATGAGGACCGCGAGGGCGAGGCCATCGCGTGGCACCTCCAGGAAGTCCTGAAGCCCAAGGTCCCGGTCAAGCGGATGGTCTTCCACGAGATCACCAAGGCCGCGATCCAGGCCGCCGTCGCCAACCCGCGCGAGCTCAACCAGAAGCTGGTCGACGCCCAGGAGACCCGCCGCATCCTCGACCGTCTCTACGGCTACGAGGTCTCGCCGGTCCTGTGGAAGAAGGTCATGCCGCGCCTGTCGGCCGGCCGTGTCCAGTCGGTCGCGACGCGACTTGTGGTGGAGCGGGAACGCGAGCGCATCGCTTTCCGTTCTGCTGAGTACTGGGACCTGACGGGAACCTTCGCGACCGGCCGCGCGGGAGACTCGTCGGACCCGTCGTCGCTGGTCGCCCGCCTCGCGGCCGTCGACGGCAAGCGCGTCGCACAGGGCCGCGACTTCGACTCCCTGGGACAACTGAAGAGCGCGAACACCCTCCACCTGGACGAGGCGAACGCCCGCGCCCTGGCCGCCGCCCTGGCGGACACCAGCTTCGCCGTCCGCTCGGTCGAGTCGAAGCCGTACCGCCGCTCGCCGTACGCCCCGTTCCGTACGACGACGCTCCAGCAGGAGGCCAGCCGCAAGCTCGGCTTCGGCGCGAAGTCGACCATGCAGGTGGCGCAGAAGCTGTACGAGAACGGCTTCATCACCTATATGCGTACGGACTCCACGACCCTGTCGGAGACGGCGATCAACGCCGCCCGCGCCCAGGTCACCCAGCTGTACGGCGCCGACTACCTCCCCTCGTCCCCGCGGACGTACGCCGGGAAGGTCAAGAACGCGCAGGAGGCGCACGAGGCGATCCGTCCGTCGGGTGATCGTTTCCGCACTCCGGCCGAGACGGGCCTGACCGGCGACCAGTTCCGGCTCTACGAGCTGATCTGGAAGCGCACGGTCGCCTCCCAGATGAAGGACGCGGTCGGCAACTCGGTCACCGTGAAGATCGCGGGCACGTCCGCCGACGGCCGTGACGCCGAGTTCAGCGCCTCCGGCAAGACGATCACCTTCCACGGCTTCCTGAAGGCGTACGTGGAAGGCGCCGACGACCCGAACGCCGAGCTGGACGACCGCGAGAGCCGTCTGCCCCAGGTGAACGAGGGCGACGCCCTGTCCGCCGAGGAGATCACGGTCGACGGGCACGCCACCAAGCCCCCGGCCCGCTACACCGAGGCGTCGCTGGTCAAGGAGCTCGAAGAGCGCGAGATCGGCCGCCCGTCGACGTACGCCTCGATCATCGGGACCATCCTCGACCGCGGTTACGTCTTCAAGAAGGGCACGGCCCTGGTGCCGTCCTTCCTGTCCTTCGCCGTCGTCAACCTCCTGGAGAAGCACTTCGGGCGGCTCGTCGACTACGACTTCACCGCCCGGATGGAGGACGACCTCGACCGCATCGCCCGTGGCGAGGCCCAGTCCGTGCCGTGGTTGCGGCGCTTCTACTTCGGGGTGGGCACCGATGGCGCTCCCGTTCCCGCCGTCGGCGGCGCGGCCGAGGCGGGCAACGGCGACGGGGACCACCTCGGCGGTCTCAAGGAGCTGGTGACCGACCTGGGCGCGATCGACGCCCGCGAGGTGTCGTCGTTCCCGGTGGGCAACGACATCGTGCTGCGCGTCGGGCGCTACGGCCCGTACATCGAGCGTGGCGAGAAGGACTCCGAGAACCACCAGCGCGCCGACGTGCAGGAGGACCTCGCTCCCGACGAACTGTCCGTCGAACTGGCGGAGGAGCTGCTCGCCAAGCCGAGCGGCGACTTCGAGCTGGGCGCCGACCCCGAGTCCGGCCACCAGATCATCGCCAGGGACGGCCGCTACGGCCCGTACGTCACCGAGGTGCTCCCCGAGGGCACCCCGAAGACCGGCAAGAACGCCGTCAAGCCGCGCACGGCCTCGCTGTTCAAGTCGATGTCCCTGGACACGGTGACGCTGGCGGACGCGCTCAAGCTGATGTCCCTGCCCAGGGTCGTCGGCAAGGACGCGGAGGGCGTGGAGATCACCGCGCAGAACGGGCGCTACGGGCCCTACCTCAAGAAGGGCACGGACTCGCGGTCGCTGCAGACCGAGGACCAGCTCTTCACGATCACCCTCGAAGAGGCGCTGGAGATCTACTCCCAGCCCAAGCAGCGTGGCCGGGCCGCCGCCAAGCCGCCGCTGAAGGAGCTGGGCACGGACCCGGTCAGCGGAAAGCCGGTGGTCGTCAAGGACGGCCGCTTCGGGCCGTACGTCACCGACGGCGAGAGCAACGCGACCCTGCGCTCCGGCGACAGCGTCGAGGAGATCACCCCGGAGCGCGGCTACGAGCTGCTCGCCGAGAAGCGCGCCAAGTCGCCGGTCAAGAAGACAGCGAAGAAGGCTCCGGCGAAGAAGGCCCCCGCCAAGAAGGCCGCCACGACGAAGACCGCCGCCAAGAAGACGACGGCGGCCAAGACGACCACCGCGAAGAAGACGGCCGCGAAGAAGGCGCCGGCCAAGAAGGCGACCGCCGCGAGGGCCACGGTCACGGGCGAGGAGTGA
- a CDS encoding DNA polymerase III subunit delta' has protein sequence MPVWDDLVGQAKVSAQLEAAARDADALVTAVAAGEPQPEASKMTHAWLFTGPPGSGRSTAARAFAAALQCVSPDRALGGVPGCGFCDGCHTSLTGTHADVDVVRTDLLSIGVKETRALVRRAQLSPAVGRWQVIVLEDADRLTEGAGNVLLKAIEEPAPRTVWLLCAPSIEDLLPTIRSRCRLLTLRTPPVEAVADILIRRDGIEPNVAHTVARATQGHIGRARRLATDARARERRAAVLRLPLRVEDVGGCLKAAQELIDSASEDAKQLAEEVDVKETEELKQAMGAAQGGRMPRGTAGVMKELEDRQKRRRTRTQRDTLDLALIDLTGFYRDVLAIQFGSRLAIANADAEDTLERLARAGSPASTLRRIDAIAACREALDRNVAPLLAVEAMTLALRAG, from the coding sequence ATGCCGGTGTGGGACGACCTGGTGGGCCAGGCGAAGGTGAGCGCGCAGCTGGAGGCCGCCGCGCGGGATGCCGACGCCCTGGTCACCGCCGTCGCCGCGGGCGAGCCCCAGCCCGAGGCGTCGAAGATGACGCACGCCTGGCTCTTCACCGGCCCGCCCGGCTCCGGCAGGTCCACAGCGGCCCGCGCCTTCGCCGCCGCCCTGCAGTGCGTGAGCCCCGACCGTGCCCTCGGCGGAGTCCCCGGCTGCGGGTTCTGCGACGGCTGCCACACGAGCCTGACGGGCACACACGCCGACGTGGACGTCGTCCGCACCGACCTCCTCTCCATCGGCGTCAAGGAGACCCGCGCCCTGGTCCGGCGGGCCCAGCTGTCACCGGCCGTCGGACGCTGGCAGGTCATCGTGCTGGAGGACGCGGACCGCCTCACGGAGGGCGCGGGCAACGTCCTGCTCAAGGCCATCGAGGAGCCCGCGCCGCGCACGGTGTGGTTGCTGTGCGCTCCGTCCATCGAGGACCTGCTGCCCACGATCCGCTCCCGCTGCCGCCTCCTCACCCTGCGTACTCCACCCGTGGAGGCGGTGGCCGACATCCTCATCCGCCGGGACGGCATCGAGCCGAACGTCGCGCACACCGTGGCCAGGGCCACCCAGGGGCACATCGGCCGCGCCCGCCGGCTCGCCACGGACGCGCGGGCCCGGGAACGCCGGGCCGCCGTGCTCAGGCTGCCGCTCCGCGTCGAGGACGTCGGGGGCTGTCTGAAGGCGGCCCAGGAGCTGATCGACTCGGCCTCGGAGGATGCCAAGCAGCTCGCCGAGGAGGTCGACGTGAAGGAGACGGAGGAGCTGAAGCAGGCGATGGGCGCGGCCCAGGGCGGCCGGATGCCGCGCGGTACGGCGGGCGTGATGAAGGAGCTTGAGGACCGCCAGAAGCGCCGGAGAACGCGTACGCAGCGAGACACCCTCGACCTTGCCCTGATCGACCTCACCGGCTTCTACCGCGATGTTCTCGCCATCCAGTTCGGCTCCCGCCTGGCGATCGCCAACGCGGACGCCGAGGACACCCTGGAGCGCCTGGCCCGCGCCGGTTCGCCCGCGTCGACGCTCCGCCGCATCGACGCGATCGCCGCGTGCCGCGAGGCCCTGGACCGCAACGTGGCACCCCTGCTGGCGGTGGAGGCGATGACGCTGGCGCTGAGAGCGGGCTGA